In the genome of Quercus robur chromosome 3, dhQueRobu3.1, whole genome shotgun sequence, one region contains:
- the LOC126717551 gene encoding putative lysine-specific demethylase JMJ16 — translation MGTEFMRACIKDENDDFPSVPPGFESFTSFTLKKVQDSEEPNKGNTISSSASTNDSESKPVKMETEVDNSDTAKTKRCLRRKPLINYGRYENSSGDESDAERLDQNFSSRPRLPKGVIRGCPECSNCQKVAARWHPEDASRPDLENAPIFYPTEKEFEDTLNYIASIRLRAEPYGICRIVPPSSWKPPCPLREKNIWEGAKFATRVQRVDKLQNRVSMKKVFKGHNNMKRKRRRCSRMAVDCVTGSGEPCDAGILEAETFGFEPGPEFTLESFRKYAEDFKAQYFSKTETVTDMGANIAMLEQQWEPSIENIEGEYWRMVEKPTEEIEVLYGADLETGLFGSGFPKMSSQVGFASDEMYIKSGWNLNNFPRLPGSVLSYESSDISGVLVPWLYVGMCFSSFCWHVEDHHLYSLNYMHWGAPKIWYGVPGRDACQLEEAMRKHLPDLFDEQPDLLHKLVTQLSPSILKSEGVPVYRCVQNPGEFVLTFPRAYHSGFNCGFNCAEAVNVAPVDWLPHGQVAVELYREQGRKTSISHDKLLLGAAREAVRAHWELNLLKKNTLDNLRWRDVCGKDGILSKALKARVEMERVRREFLCSSSKTIKMESNFDATCERECSVCLFDLHLSAAVCRCSPDKYACLNHAKQFCECAWGNKYFLFRYGIDELNILVEALEGKLSAIYRWARLDLGLALSSYVSRENMLPVGKDLKNSTGIMDEISQLKKSAEVESRLKDRKVSLKFPSSSHKIETVNRNSQFKKEQFVVLGLLAPKLKNPVCQLSQEDTSYAATSAAEESRVKKPSVLKHDNVILLSDDECDEPKKLVSKKEQETSSENNLGLSERLAGSDDKPSLCNSNKDSILATPNTDAAVIGEKDVSSLIDAERNNCSSHSMHMKDGDNGSFGPLLGSNPSNMSYLVASTSVEVGGQSQDSSTTRETSEHDMVNSGSYPQNPQPSGGGSPNNKDTHDKMEINATSNSVDNISEKVGINATSNLVDNVRTITGNPSCTSNNLDRYFRQKGPRIAKVVRRINCNVEPLEFGFVLSGKSWCNSQAIFPKGFRSRVRYINALDPTNMCYYVSEILDAGRDGPLFMVSLEQCPSEVFIHVSAARCWEMVRDRVNQEITRQHKLGKANLPPLQPPGSLDGFEMFGFSSPAIVQAIEAMDRNRVCTEYWDSRPYSRPQVQIPQTSQFKDSEERNDPGGPGNPLLPIGVDRILRGLFKKANPEELNSLYSILSDNRPTADLGLVTQLLNEEIHNHPR, via the exons ATGGGAACAGAGTTTATGAGAGCTTGCATTAAAGATGAGAATGATGACTTTCCATCAGTTCCACCAGGTTTTGAGTCATTTACTTCTTTTACCTTGAAGAAGGTACAAGATAGTGAGGAACCTAACAAGGGAAACACAATTAGTAGCTCGGCTTCAACAAATGATTCTGAGTCAAAGCCTGTTAAGATGGAAACTGAGGTTGACAACAGTGATACTGCAAAGACTAAAAGGTGCCTCCGGCGTAAACCTTTGATAAACTATGGACGATATGAGAACAGTTCAGGGGATGAGTCTGATGCTGAGCGGCTTGATCaa AATTTTTCTTCGAGGCCTCGCCTTCCCAAGGGGGTTATCCGTGGATGTCCAGAGTGTAGTAACTGCCAAAAG GTTGCTGCAAGATGGCATCCAGAAGATGCTTCCAGGCCAGACCTTGAGAATGCTCCCATCTTCTACCCAACTGAAAAG GAGTTCGAAGATACTTTGAACTATATAGCAAGCATACGTCTTAGAGCTGAACCATATGGAATCTGTCGCATTGTACCTCCCTCTTCCTGGAAACCTCCCTGTCCTCTTAGGGAGAAAAATATATGGGAGGGTGCTAAATTTGCTACACGTGTCCAGAGGGTTGACAAACTTCAAAATCGAGTGTCAATGAAAAAGGTGTTCAAGGGTCATAATAATATGAAGAGGAAAAGGAGAAGATGCTCACGGATGGCGGTAGATTGTGTGACTGGTAGTGGAGAACCTTGTGATGCTGGAATTTTAGAGGCTGAAACGTTTGGGTTTGAACCTGGTCCAGAGTTTACTCTGGAATCTTTTAGGAAATATGCAGAGGACTTCAAGGCCCAATACTTTAGCAAGACTGAAACTGTTACTGATATGGGGGCTAATATTGCTATGCTTGAACAGCAGTGGGAGCCATCCATTGAGAATATTGAGGGTGAATATTGGCGAATGGTTGAGAAACCTACTGAAGAAATTGAG GTGCTGTATGGGGCTGATTTGGAAACCGGGCTATTTGGCAGTGGGTTTCCCAAAATGTCCAGTCAAGTTGGTTTTGCTTCAGATGAAATGTATATAAAATCGGGCTGGAACTTGAATAACTTTCCTAGGCTTCCTGGATCTGTACTATCTTATGAAAGCAGTGATATATCTGGTGTTCTGGTGCCATGGTTATATGTAGGGATGTGCTTTTCCTCCTTTTGTTGG CATGTCGAAGATCACCACTTGTACTCGTTGAATTACATGCACTGGGGTGCCCCGAAAATTTGGTATGGTGTCCCTGGTAGGGATGCCTGTCAATTGGAGGAGGCTATGAGAAAGCATTTGCCTGACCTTTTTGACGAACAACCAGACTTGCTTCATAAGCTT GTCACACAGCTTTCCCCATCCATACTGAAATCTGAGGGGGTCCCTGTCTATAGGTGTGTACAGAATCCTGGGGAGTTTGTTCTGACCTTCCCTCGAGCATATCATTCAGGGTTCAACTGTGGCTTCAACTGTGCAGAGGCAGTTAATGTAGCTCCGGTTGATTGGCTGCCCCACGGGCAGGTTGCTGTAGAGCTATACCGTGAGCAGGGACGAAAGACTTCCATTTCGCATGATAAATTGTTACTTGGGGCTGCAAGGGAAGCAGTGAGAGCTCATTGGGAACTAAATCTACTCAAGAAAAATACCTTGGATAACTTGAGATGGAGAGATGTCTGTGGAAAGGATGGGATCTTATCTAAAGCACTCAAG GCACGTGTTGAGATGGAACGAGTGAGGAGAGAATTTCTTTGCAGTTCTTCAAAGACAATAAAGATGGAGAGCAATTTTGATGCCACCTGTGAGAGAGAATGCAGTGTATGCCTTTTTGATTTGCACCTGTCTGCAGCAGTTTGTCGTTGTTCCCCAGATAAATATGCATGTttaaatcatgcaaagcagttCTGTGAATGTGCTTGGggtaataaatattttctttttcgcTATGGCATCGATGAATTAAATATCCTTGTTGAGGCATTGGAAGGAAAATTAAGTGCTATATACAGATGGGCAAGACTTGATCTTGGACTTGCCCTGAGTTCTTATGTGTCCCGGGAGAATATGCTGCCAGTTGGTAAAGACCTGAAGAACTCAACTGGGATCATGGATGAAATTTCTCAACTTAAAAAGAGTGCAGAAGTTGAATCACGTTTGAAGGACAGAAAGGTATCATTGAAATTTCCCAGTTCTTCACATAAGATTGAGACAGTGAACCGTAACTCTCAATTCAAGAAAGAACAATTTgttgttttgggccttttggctcccaaattaaaaaatcctGTTTGCCAGTTGTCTCAAGAAGACACATCATATGCTGCAACTTCAGCTGCAGAGGAATCTCGAGTGAAGAAACCCTCAGTCTTGAAACATGATAATGTTATTCTTCTAAGTGATGATGAATGTGATGAACCCAAGAAGcttgtttcaaaaaaagaacAGGAAACTTCTTCAGAGAATAATTTAGGACTTTCTGAGAGGCTGGCAGGTTCAGATGATAAACCAAGCCTGTGTAATTCTAATAAAGATTCAATCCTGGCTACCCCTAATACCGATGCTGCAGTGATTGGTGAAAAGGATGTCAGTTCATTAATTGATGCAGAAAGAAATAATTGTTCATCTCATTCTATGCACATGAAAGATGGAGATAATGGAAGTTTTGGACCTCTTCTAGGGTCAAATCCATCAAACATGTCGTACCTTGTAGCTTCTACTAGTGTAGAAGTAGGAGGACAATCTCAAGATTCCTCTACTACTAGAGAGACCAGTGAACATGATATGGTAAATTCTGGGAGTTACCCACAGAATCCACAACCATCTGGTGGAGGATCGCCTAACAATAAGGATACGCATGATAAGATGGAAATAAATGCAACCTCAAATTCAGTAGATAATATAAGTGAAAAGGTGGGAATAAATGCAACCTCAAATTTAGTAGATAATGTAAGAACTATTACTGGAAACCCATCTTGCACCTCAAACAATTTGGACAGATATTTCCGCCAAAAGGGTCCTCGCATTGCCAAGGTAGTGCGGAGGATAAACTGCAATGTAGAACCTCTGGAATTTGGATTTGTGCTTTCTGGAAAGTCGTGGTGCAACAGCCAGGCCATTTTTCCCAAAG GATTTAGGAGCCGGGTTAGGTACATAAATGCATTAGATCCGACAAATATGTGTTACTATGTCTCAGAAATTCTTGATGCAGGACGCGATGGACCTCTGTTCATG gtttctttGGAGCAATGCCCAAGTGAGGTGTTCATTCATGTCTCCGCTGCTAGATGCTGGGAAATGGTGAGAGATAGAGTGAATCAAGAGATCACAAGGCAACATAAACTGGGAAAAGCAAACCTTCCTCCTTTACAGCCTCCTGGCAGTCTTGATGGCTTTGAAATGTTCGGGTTCTCTTCACCTGCAATCGTGCAG GCCATAGAGGCAATGGATAGGAATCGAGTTTGCACTGAGTACTGGGACTCACGGCCCTACTCCCGACCTCAAGTACAGATTCCACAAACTTCTCAATTCAAAGACAGTGAGGAAAGAAATGATCCAGGGGGCCCCGGAAATCCGCTTTTGCCCATTGGAGTTGATAGAATACTGAGGGGCCTATTCAAGAAGGCAAACCCAGAAGAATTGAACTCACTGTATAGCATTTTAAGTGACAATAGGCCAACAGCGGATCTAGGCTTAGTGACTCAGCTGCTTAATGAAGAGATTCACAATCATCCTAGATGA